From Bifidobacterium longum subsp. longum JCM 1217, one genomic window encodes:
- a CDS encoding GNAT family N-acetyltransferase yields the protein MPYTFRPAVESDVQAIADIYNASVMAGGATADLTPRTFDQRRAWVESHTPPYGVFVVESEDGSIIGFGALSVFYDRAGYDGVTDLAYYIDPAWQGRGVGTFMLDRLLTEALARHMRKACGIIFADNAGSIALMHRFGFTQFGLMPAAATDSTGTMRDMSYWYLDLQPCSKSFQSRKV from the coding sequence ATGCCATACACCTTCCGTCCGGCCGTCGAATCCGACGTCCAAGCCATCGCCGACATCTACAACGCCTCAGTGATGGCCGGCGGTGCGACCGCCGACCTCACCCCGCGCACCTTCGACCAACGCCGCGCCTGGGTCGAATCCCATACGCCGCCCTACGGCGTTTTTGTTGTGGAATCGGAAGACGGTTCAATCATTGGCTTCGGTGCGCTCTCCGTGTTCTATGACCGCGCAGGATATGACGGTGTCACCGATTTGGCCTATTACATCGATCCGGCATGGCAAGGCAGGGGAGTAGGCACGTTCATGCTTGACAGGCTGCTCACCGAGGCGCTGGCCCGCCACATGCGCAAGGCCTGCGGCATCATTTTCGCCGATAACGCCGGCTCCATTGCCCTCATGCACCGCTTCGGCTTCACCCAATTCGGACTCATGCCCGCCGCTGCCACCGACTCTACCGGCACCATGCGGGACATGTCCTACTGGTATTTGGACCTGCAGCCTTGCAGTAAGTCATTTCAGTCAAGAAAAGTGTGA